The sequence ATCTCCGCTTCCAGCCCAAACCGGCTTTTCAGAATGTCCGCTGCCGAAACGGCTTTATATAGCGTTGCACCAATGCTGAGGATAGTAATGTCTTTTCCGGGTCGCTTGACATCAGGCTCTCCAATGGGTATTTCATAGTATTCCCTGGGCACTCCTCCCTGATGAAACATTTCGCCTATGTCGTATATACGCTGACTTTCAAAGAAGATAACAGGATCTGTTCCCTGTAGGGCCGCATTCATTAATCCCTTTGCATCATAGGGCGTAGCCGGAAAAACAACCTTGAGACCGGGTATATGAGCTACCAGCGAAGACCAGTCCTGGGAATGCTGTGCGCCGTATTTTGAACCAACAGAAACGCGAACAACCACCGGCATTTTGATCATATTCCCGCTCATGCTCTGCCACTTGGGAAGCTGGTTGAACACTTCATCCCCCGCTCTGCCAAGAAAGTCGCAGTACATAATTTCGGCTATCACCCTTCCTCCGCACATTCCATATCCTATAGCAGTTCCTACAATGGCCCCTTCAGAGATGGGCGAATTGAACAGGCGATGGTAGGGGAGAGCCTCGGTCAAACCACGGTAGACGGCAAATGCCCCGCCCCAGTCGCGGTTTTCTTCCCCATAGGCAATCAGACTGGAATCCTTATAGAACCGATCGATAATGGCTTCAAAAATTGCGTCACGCAACTGAAAAACCTTCGCTTTGGAAACCGGTTTCCCCTGCGCATCAAAGGCAAACCGCTCCTTTTTGGCAATCTGCTGTATACGAGGATTTTCTTCCAACGGAATCAGTACGTCCGGTTTACCGGTTCCGAAACTGTCAACCGATCCGTTCGAAAACATCATTTCCCCGATCAACTCGGCATTCATCCTGGGGGATACCGTATCATCCACTGTAAGTGACAGAATTTCTCTGATAAGGGAAGTTGTCTCCTTGCGCATCTTCTCCAGTTCACTTTCCGAAGCAATTCGGGCTTCCGTAAGCTGCCTTCCAAACCATTGAATGGAATCCTCTGCCATCCAGGCTTCGATTTCTTCTTTCGACCGGTAGGAAGAAGCATCCGACGGAGAATGGCCGCTGATCCTGTAAGTCAAAGTATCGAGCAAAACCGGCCCTCTTCCCGCTTCAATAATTTTCCGTTTGCGTTCAAAAGCATCAATAACAGCAAGAGGATTATATCCGTCAACCCGCTCGGCATGCATCATGTCGGGATTAACCCCGGCGCCCACACGGGCAAGAATTCCAAAACCCATGGTTTCACCCATGGTCTGTCCCCCCATACCATAACAATTGTTCATAAAATTGAAAACCAGGGGTAGTCCCCCACGATACCCTTCTTCCCACAGGGTATAAAACTGGTCCATGGTGGCAAAGGAAATACCTTCCCATACCGGTCCGCACCCCATCGAGGCATCTCCGATATTGCAGACAACAATGCCGGGTTTCCGGTTAACCTTCTTGTACAATGCCGCCCCCACCGAAATGTCACCGGAACCGCCAACGATGGCATTGTTCGGATAAATACCGAAGGGAGTAAAAAAGGCATGCATCGATCCTCCGAGTCCCTTATTAAAACCATTCTCACGGGCAAAAATTTCTGCCAGGGTCCCGTACAGTAAAAACCGGATACCCAATCCCTTTGCATCGCCCTTGTAGCCTTTTTCCACCACGCGAAGAGCCGATCCTCCAAAATAATTCTTCATAATATCCATAAGCTGTTCATCTGTCAGCCTGGCAATGGCCGACAACCCTTTGGCCAGTATTTCACCATGACTGCGGTGACTTCCGAAAATATAGTCATCAATGGTTAGTGTATAAGCCATTCCAACGGCTGCAGCTTCCTGACCGATGGAAAGATGCGCCGGCCCCGGATGATTGTACTGTATCCCCTCGTATTCATTCTTGGTTTTTATCAGGTTCAGCATGGTTTCAAATTCCCTGATGATGACCATGTCGCGGTATATGCGCAGGAAATCATCCTTACCGAAACGGTTCATCTCGTCCTTCACTGATTTCTGATACTGGTTTACCGGAATGGTGCCAAACCGGATTTCTGAAGGTTTTCTTACTTCCT is a genomic window of Bacteroidales bacterium containing:
- a CDS encoding dehydrogenase, with translation MPKSQFINPKEVRKPSEIRFGTIPVNQYQKSVKDEMNRFGKDDFLRIYRDMVIIREFETMLNLIKTKNEYEGIQYNHPGPAHLSIGQEAAAVGMAYTLTIDDYIFGSHRSHGEILAKGLSAIARLTDEQLMDIMKNYFGGSALRVVEKGYKGDAKGLGIRFLLYGTLAEIFARENGFNKGLGGSMHAFFTPFGIYPNNAIVGGSGDISVGAALYKKVNRKPGIVVCNIGDASMGCGPVWEGISFATMDQFYTLWEEGYRGGLPLVFNFMNNCYGMGGQTMGETMGFGILARVGAGVNPDMMHAERVDGYNPLAVIDAFERKRKIIEAGRGPVLLDTLTYRISGHSPSDASSYRSKEEIEAWMAEDSIQWFGRQLTEARIASESELEKMRKETTSLIREILSLTVDDTVSPRMNAELIGEMMFSNGSVDSFGTGKPDVLIPLEENPRIQQIAKKERFAFDAQGKPVSKAKVFQLRDAIFEAIIDRFYKDSSLIAYGEENRDWGGAFAVYRGLTEALPYHRLFNSPISEGAIVGTAIGYGMCGGRVIAEIMYCDFLGRAGDEVFNQLPKWQSMSGNMIKMPVVVRVSVGSKYGAQHSQDWSSLVAHIPGLKVVFPATPYDAKGLMNAALQGTDPVIFFESQRIYDIGEMFHQGGVPREYYEIPIGEPDVKRPGKDITILSIGATLYKAVSAADILKSRFGLEAEIIDARSLVPFNYEPVIESVKKTGKIVLTSDACSRGSYLKDMAQTISELAFDYLDAPPVVVGSRNWITPAHEMEQYFFPQEDWIIDAIHEKILPLPGHKPKNNFTNDELIKRNRKGV